In the genome of Palaemon carinicauda isolate YSFRI2023 chromosome 15, ASM3689809v2, whole genome shotgun sequence, one region contains:
- the LOC137653885 gene encoding uncharacterized protein — translation MTIEGYKQQTTEGNKQMTIERNKQQTTEENKQMIIEGNQQTTEGNKLKAFEENKQKTTEGNKQMTTARNKQQTTDENKQMTTERNKQQTTEENKQKTTEENKLMTTEGNKQTLKDTSRTPTKKTSRRPLKKINR, via the coding sequence ATGACCATTGAAGGATATAAGCAGCAAACCACTGAAGGAAACAAGCAGATGACCATTGAAAGAAATAAGCAGCAAACCACTGAAGAAAACAAGCAGATGATTATTGAAGGAAATCAGCAGACCACTGAAGGAAACAAGCTAAAGGCCTTCGAAGAAAACAAGCAGAAGACCACTGAAGGAAACAAGCAGATGACCACTGCAAGAAATAAGCAGCAAACCACTGATGAAAACAAGCAAATGACCACTGAAAGAAATAAGCAGCAAACTACTGAAGAAAACAAGCAGAAAACCACCGAAGAAAATAAACTGATGACCACTGAAGGAAACAAGCAGACGCTGAAGGATACAAGCAGAACACCTACGAAGAAAACAAGCAGGCGAccactgaagaaaataaacagataa